In the Haloarcula salinisoli genome, GTCGAGGTCGTCCAGGTCGTCGCGATAGGTCAGCGGGTACACGTTGACAATCTCACCCTGGCCGTAGTCGGCCCACTTCTTCGCCAGCTCCGGTTGTCCCAGAGCCACGGCATTCTGTCCTTTTCACGAGTCTTCATTTCGCTAGAATAGGGTCGGATGGATTTTCACCCGACTGCGAGACTCACTGCGTTCGTCTCGCGTGGTTCAAATCCCTCCTCGTCAACGATACAGTGCGCTCACCAATTGTGAGCGCACAGAATAGTGGGGTCGGAGGGATTTGAACCCCCGATCGGCTGATATCTCCAACCAGCGCCTCGGAACTCCAGAGGGTCATCGTCGCGGGCCGGTGATCAGCCGGTCGCTCAGTATATCAGCCCTCGGATTGTCGTCCCTGGCGCGTGGCCTCTGGAGTCAGCCGCCTTCCCGGACTAGGCCACGACCCCGCACTCCGTCGTATGCCGATTAGTACTAAAGGGATTTCGATTGCGGGACGTTATTCTCGGTCCGTCTCCGACCAGTCGCACTCCTGGCACTTGTAGCCCGTGACGAACTCCAGCGCCGTGGGCATGTAGCCCACAGCAAGCACGTTCTCGCCACACTCCGGGCACTCCCGGTCGGCGTCTTCGATCGGTTCTGCGTCCATTACGCTCTCGCCTTCGATGAGTTCGGCGAGGCTCTCGGGGGTCTGCATACGCCCCTGTACCACGCGGTTGTCGGCCATACCGGAGAGCGGAGCGTCGGCCGCCTAAATCTTCCCCTCTGTATTAGTTTTGATGTGGACTGCGGCATGAGTTGCTACGAGCCAGTACTCCGCCTGAGGTACTGCAGTCTATACGAAGACTCGGCGCCAGAAAGCCCCCGAGCTAAGGACTCCCGCGACTCGCTGTGCTCCTCGGTCGCTTTGCTCCCTGCGGTGCTTGCGTCGCCGGGGTTCGTCCTTAGCTCGGCCCCTTTCAGTCCCACCCGTAGCCGGTTACGCAAACAGCCCTGGGTGGGGCTGAAAGGGGCGGCAGGCTCCGGGAAGGCGGGCGACGTAAGCACTGGAACGAACGGAGTGAGTGAAGCGCGCAGCGAGCCCCCCGACCGGAGCCTGCCGGGGCTTTCTGGCCGTTCGCAAGTCAGTCGGCAGCCGTTGCTAGCGGGGCTTTCTGGCTGTGAGTAAGCCGACAGGAAGATACTGCTAGCTGAGCGTTCTGACTCTCAATAGTAGCCCTATAGTCTCAAAAACTCAAATCTACGTTTCCTAGAGCCACGGCGCGCGTTCCTGGTCGGGGTCGTACTCCACTTTCGCGCCGTCGTCGGTGCGCTCGTCGGCCGCCACACCTTGGGAAGCCCCGCCGTCGGAGAACGCCGCGGTGAGGTCCACCGCGTCGGGGTGGTAGTCCTGGTGACGTTCGCGGGCGTTCTCCGGGTCGAAGGACAGCAGGGCGGTCACACCGAGGACAGCCAGCGCGACGGGTGCCTGCGTGGGCATTAGCCCGACGACGGAGAGGGCGAGCACGCCCAGGGCGACGGCACTGCCGAAGCGGAACCGGTCGATGTCGACCGCGTTGCGCAGCCACGGGCTGGCGAGTGCGACCACGAGCGCGAAGCCGACGCCGATGGCGGCAGTCGCCCCGGCGCGGGCCAGCATCTCGGGGTTGGCCTCGACCACCAGCTCCGCGCCGGCGGGGTCGACACTGGCCAGCAGGCCCAGGCCGACGATGATGGCGGGCCGGGGCAGCAGCTCACCGATGCGAGCGCTTGCGGTCTGGGCCGCGATGGCCAGGATGACGATGCCGGCGAAGCGCTCGAACGTCGCGAGGTGGACGACGCCGGCGATGGTCGGCGCGATGGCGGCTTCGAGTATCGCCACCGGAATCAACACGGCGCCGATGAGCAACACGGCCTTGGCCTGCTGGCGGGGCGTGCCGTCCATCTCGGCGAGGACGACGGCGACCATCGCGGAGCCGCCGAAGACGAGCAGGCCGACCTCGAGCATACCGGTCCAGGTCGTGAGCGCGCCCGCCAGGACGAGCACCGGGAAGATACCGTCCACGAGCGGGAGGCCCATCACAGTCGCCAGCAGGCGGCCGCCACGGCCGACCTGCCGCTCGATGTCGAGCGCGACCGGGTGTCTGGAGCTACTCATCGCGTGTTAGTGCTGGGGATACCCCGATTCCCCTCGGGTGGCTGCCGCGTGGTCGACACCGCCAGAGTGGCGATTCCACGTCCCAAAGCCCACCGAAAATGTGTTTGCCGACGTCGTAGCACACGGGGCTTTTCGGTCGGTGAGGTCGCTGGTGGGGTGGGAGCAGCGCATATCTATAATTAACTTTCAAAAGGGTATAAGCGTTGTGTGAGAAACGGGACCACACGCCGTGAAATGTGGGAAATAGACACATACAACTGGACGAGTGTAGCGGCAAGCTGGTGTAAGTGAAAACAATCCACAAACGGACCGCCACATTAGACAGGCCCTCACAGTAATCACGGTATGCGAGCCCACCACAGTCCACAGGAGTCTCGCAACGTTTTTGGCCGGCGGTCATGGACGACTTACATGGCGAACGATTCCGAGCCTTTCTCCGAGAAACTCCGCGTTCCGGAGGCGCTGACCTTCGACGACGTACTGCTGCGGCCGAAAGAGTCCCGGGTCGAACCGGACGAAGCCGACACGGCGACACGCGTCTCGAAGAGTGTCGAGCTGAACGTCCCCGTCCTCACCGCGGCCATGGACACTGTCACCGAGAGCGACATGGCTATCGCGATGGCCCGCCAGGGCGGGCTGGGCGTGCTCCACCGCAACATGGACGCCGACGAGATGGCCGCCGAAATCGAGCGTGTCAAGCGCTACGACGAGCTCATCATCCGCGACGTCGTCACGGCTCACCCAGAACAGACCGTCCGAGAGGTCGACACGATGATGGACCGGAAGGGCGTCTCCGGCGCCCCCGTCGTCGACGACGAGACCGGCGAAGTCCTGGGTATCATCTCCGGGACCGACATCCGGCCGTACCTCGAGGTCGGCGAGTCCGACGCCGTCACCGAGGCCATGACCGACGAGGTCATCACCGCCTCCGAGGACGTCACCCCGCGGGAAGCGCTCGAACTGATGTACGACCACAAGATAGAGCGCGTCCCCATCGTCGACGACGAGAACCGCCTCGTCGGCCTCATCACGATGCGTGGCGTCCTGAAGCGCCGCGAGTACGACGACGCCGCCCGCGACGACGGCGGTCACCTCCGCGTCGGCGCCGCCGTCGGTCCCTTCGAGGTCGACCGCGCCGAGATCGCCGACGAGGCCGGTGCCGACGTGCTCTTTATCGACTGTGCTCACGCGCACAACGCGAACGTCATCGACAGCGCCCGCGAGATCAAACAGACCGTCGAGGCAGACGTCGTGGTCGGCAACATCGGCACCAGCGAGGCCGCCGAGGCCGTCGTCGACTTCGCCGACGGCGTCAAGGTCGGCATCGGCCCGGGCTCTATCTGTACGACCCGCGTCGTCACCGGCGCCGGGATGCCCCAGATAACGGCCGTCTCGCAGGTCGCCGACGTGGCGAGCCAGCACGACGTCCCCGTCATCGCCGACGGTGGCATCACCTACTCCGGTGACGCCATCAAGGCCATCGCCGCCGGCGCGGACGCGGTGATGCTCGGCTCGTACTTCGCCGGCACCGACGAGGCCCCCGGCCGCGTCATTCAGAT is a window encoding:
- a CDS encoding DUF5795 family protein; this encodes MADNRVVQGRMQTPESLAELIEGESVMDAEPIEDADRECPECGENVLAVGYMPTALEFVTGYKCQECDWSETDRE
- a CDS encoding DUF5794 domain-containing protein → MSSSRHPVALDIERQVGRGGRLLATVMGLPLVDGIFPVLVLAGALTTWTGMLEVGLLVFGGSAMVAVVLAEMDGTPRQQAKAVLLIGAVLIPVAILEAAIAPTIAGVVHLATFERFAGIVILAIAAQTASARIGELLPRPAIIVGLGLLASVDPAGAELVVEANPEMLARAGATAAIGVGFALVVALASPWLRNAVDIDRFRFGSAVALGVLALSVVGLMPTQAPVALAVLGVTALLSFDPENARERHQDYHPDAVDLTAAFSDGGASQGVAADERTDDGAKVEYDPDQERAPWL
- the guaB gene encoding IMP dehydrogenase — its product is MANDSEPFSEKLRVPEALTFDDVLLRPKESRVEPDEADTATRVSKSVELNVPVLTAAMDTVTESDMAIAMARQGGLGVLHRNMDADEMAAEIERVKRYDELIIRDVVTAHPEQTVREVDTMMDRKGVSGAPVVDDETGEVLGIISGTDIRPYLEVGESDAVTEAMTDEVITASEDVTPREALELMYDHKIERVPIVDDENRLVGLITMRGVLKRREYDDAARDDGGHLRVGAAVGPFEVDRAEIADEAGADVLFIDCAHAHNANVIDSAREIKQTVEADVVVGNIGTSEAAEAVVDFADGVKVGIGPGSICTTRVVTGAGMPQITAVSQVADVASQHDVPVIADGGITYSGDAIKAIAAGADAVMLGSYFAGTDEAPGRVIQMNGKKYKQYRGMGSVGAMSEGGGERYLKEDDEDEDYVPEGVEAATPYKGSLASELHQLVGGMQSGMGYVGAETIPEFKERSEFVRVSSAGHQESHPHDVMITDEAPNYSPDN